From one Rhodovulum sp. ES.010 genomic stretch:
- a CDS encoding H-NS family nucleoid-associated regulatory protein, whose protein sequence is MAKDLDKLSLDELKQLRKDVEAAISSYHEREKAKARAALEEKAKEYGFSLDEIVGKKSRRAKSSPKYRNPDNAAETWSGRGRRPNWLDEALKKGAKLEDFRIR, encoded by the coding sequence ATGGCGAAAGACCTCGACAAACTGTCTCTGGACGAACTGAAACAACTGCGAAAGGACGTGGAGGCAGCCATTAGCTCGTATCACGAACGCGAGAAGGCCAAGGCCCGCGCGGCGCTCGAGGAAAAGGCCAAGGAGTACGGTTTTTCACTGGATGAAATCGTCGGGAAAAAGTCGCGACGTGCGAAATCCAGCCCAAAGTATCGCAATCCGGACAATGCGGCGGAAACGTGGAGCGGGCGCGGCCGGCGTCCGAACTGGCTTGACGAGGCGCTGAAGAAAGGCGCCAAGCTGGAGGACTTCCGCATCCGCTGA